From a region of the Candidatus Rokuibacteriota bacterium genome:
- a CDS encoding DsbA family protein yields MVRYVGLSLAVMVLASMDQAWGQSVPVTRQSLVRAVERGPGPAKGREDAPITIMEFSDFQCSFCWKFWKETLPRIEAEYINTRKVRFIYRHLIVFGPASEHAAEAASCADEQGKFWAYHDALFERHGRLSPDAGLWEQLRLDPAAFTACVDSGRHKERILGESTVARALGASGTPAFLINGKLLVGAQPFETFKQILDGLAK; encoded by the coding sequence ATGGTCCGATACGTTGGCCTGTCGTTGGCCGTCATGGTTCTTGCGAGCATGGACCAGGCGTGGGGCCAGTCAGTGCCCGTCACCCGGCAGTCGTTGGTCAGGGCAGTCGAACGGGGCCCAGGGCCCGCGAAAGGTCGTGAAGACGCGCCTATCACCATCATGGAGTTCTCGGACTTTCAATGCAGCTTCTGCTGGAAGTTCTGGAAGGAGACGTTGCCGAGGATCGAGGCCGAGTACATCAATACGCGGAAGGTGCGGTTCATCTACCGTCACCTGATCGTGTTCGGGCCGGCCTCGGAGCACGCCGCCGAAGCGGCTAGCTGCGCGGACGAGCAAGGGAAATTCTGGGCTTACCATGATGCGCTCTTCGAGCGACATGGCCGCCTATCCCCCGACGCGGGGCTTTGGGAGCAGCTGCGGTTGGATCCGGCGGCGTTCACTGCATGCGTGGATTCGGGCCGACACAAGGAGCGGATCCTCGGCGAGTCGACCGTGGCCCGCGCGCTCGGGGCAAGCGGGACGCCAGCGTTCTTGATCAACGGCAAGCTCCTGGTCGGGGCGCAACCGTTCGAGACCTTCAAGCAGATTCTGGACGGGCTCGCGAAGTAG